Proteins co-encoded in one Sinobacterium norvegicum genomic window:
- a CDS encoding VOC family protein, translating to MEMNYFVFGTNNMAQAVAYYDQLFDGTGLNKIHGQGRMTLWGNERFMFALAEPFDKNPASNGNGTMLGFHVDSIDEVNRLHKKALELGGSCEGEPGVRSNMHSAYIRDLDSNKICFYTRNN from the coding sequence ATGGAAATGAATTATTTTGTATTTGGTACAAATAATATGGCACAGGCCGTAGCCTATTATGATCAACTGTTTGATGGCACTGGATTGAATAAAATTCATGGGCAAGGACGTATGACATTGTGGGGTAACGAGCGTTTTATGTTTGCCTTGGCGGAGCCGTTTGATAAAAACCCGGCATCGAATGGCAACGGTACGATGCTCGGCTTTCATGTTGATTCAATTGACGAGGTAAATCGCTTGCATAAAAAAGCCCTCGAACTCGGTGGCAGCTGTGAGGGAGAACCTGGCGTTCGCTCCAATATGCATTCTGCCTACATACGAGATTTAGACAGTAATAAAATATGTTTTTATACCCGTAATAACTAA
- a CDS encoding FkbM family methyltransferase translates to MKFIYKLKRTLYRGFKRDRFRVINREGIDYLVNYKNSIDRKLIVDGGYEKEQIACLMQLANKHKCTIFYDIGANIGLYTLSLSRLPLLKKIVAFEPLPANICQFKANLLLNKLHDIVGLKAIGLSDYSGDIAFLGNTGNSTGRSRVKETNINVLDESKFEERVIQVDRLDNLEEVKGELIVIKIDVEGHELNALRGMENLLADNRCILQIESYDINFPEIDSYLTDKGYKIISNIGVDRYYSNF, encoded by the coding sequence TTGAAGTTTATATATAAGTTAAAGCGGACATTATATAGGGGTTTTAAGAGAGATCGTTTTAGAGTGATTAATCGAGAAGGTATTGACTATCTAGTAAATTACAAAAACAGTATTGATCGAAAGTTAATTGTTGATGGCGGCTATGAGAAGGAACAGATTGCCTGCCTTATGCAGTTAGCGAATAAACATAAATGTACAATATTTTATGATATTGGTGCAAATATAGGCTTGTACACGCTCAGTTTGTCAAGACTACCGCTCTTAAAAAAAATTGTTGCATTCGAACCATTGCCAGCAAATATTTGTCAGTTCAAAGCCAACTTATTACTCAATAAACTCCATGATATTGTTGGTCTTAAGGCTATTGGTCTCAGTGATTATTCTGGTGATATTGCCTTTTTAGGAAATACTGGAAATAGTACTGGAAGGTCTAGAGTCAAAGAGACAAACATAAATGTTCTTGATGAAAGCAAGTTTGAAGAGCGTGTGATTCAGGTTGATAGGTTGGACAACCTTGAAGAGGTAAAGGGTGAGTTAATTGTGATTAAAATCGATGTAGAGGGACATGAACTTAATGCCCTGCGTGGTATGGAGAATTTATTGGCTGATAATCGCTGTATTCTTCAAATTGAGTCGTATGATATTAACTTCCCAGAAATTGATAGTTACTTAACTGACAAGGGATATAAAATAATTTCTAATATCGGTGTTGATCGATACTATAGTAATTTTTAG
- a CDS encoding DUF1214 domain-containing protein: MDVPVKQFGIEKGKPFNPSKEQQAVLIAGEELGYLQAINNTYKKNFEGANYFGDKNWYVALVNDSTQQQETHGELRERAAWFHEAIGSTKAMKMDKPGPGQMYLGAYEDASGIGFDGGNNYHLNVPSDVPADLFWAVTIYDSKYRNLIANSTGQAEINSANKLAYNDDGSVDVFIGPSCEQSKGCVPSNWVQTKAGQTWFTYFRLYTPNERYFSRDWSLDNIQLVQ; this comes from the coding sequence ATGGATGTCCCGGTTAAACAGTTCGGCATTGAAAAGGGAAAGCCATTCAACCCCAGTAAAGAGCAGCAGGCTGTGCTTATTGCCGGTGAAGAGCTGGGTTATCTGCAGGCAATTAATAATACCTACAAGAAGAACTTTGAAGGCGCTAACTACTTTGGTGATAAGAACTGGTATGTGGCGCTGGTGAACGACTCTACCCAGCAGCAAGAGACTCATGGTGAACTGCGTGAGCGCGCGGCTTGGTTCCATGAGGCGATAGGTTCAACCAAAGCGATGAAGATGGATAAGCCGGGCCCGGGTCAGATGTATCTTGGCGCCTATGAGGATGCCAGTGGTATCGGCTTTGATGGCGGCAACAACTATCACCTCAATGTGCCCAGTGATGTGCCGGCAGATCTGTTCTGGGCGGTGACAATTTATGACTCTAAGTATCGCAATCTCATCGCTAACAGCACGGGTCAGGCAGAGATCAACTCGGCCAATAAACTGGCTTACAACGACGATGGCAGTGTCGATGTATTTATTGGCCCTAGCTGCGAGCAGAGTAAGGGGTGCGTGCCATCTAACTGGGTGCAAACTAAGGCAGGACAAACATGGTTTACCTATTTCCGACTATATACACCGAATGAACGCTATTTCTCTCGCGACTGGTCATTGGATAATATTCAGTTAGTGCAATAA
- a CDS encoding transposase: protein MTKPRKALVSLDATPYYHCVSRCVRRAFLCGNGNNGVCFEHRRQWIEDKISALAAIFSIDVCAYAVMSNHYHVVLHIDKATAESWSADEVIRRWHQLYKGTALTQRYVRNKAAMLQAEIDAVDDRVEEWRLRLTNIGWFMRNINEPTARQANQEDGCTGRFWEGRYKSQALLDEQALISCMAYVDLNPIRAGMNKTPEGSLHTSIRRRCQQAKAAFSPNHRQQQAKELMPMIGNPRSSMPKGIAIRLTDYLELVDWTGRIIREDKRGAIERQLPPILDRLQLDPKHWLYLSQHFESRFKRLVGTAYALKHGAEALGYRRTPQSCIQLLE from the coding sequence ATGACGAAACCACGCAAGGCTTTAGTGTCGCTTGATGCTACCCCCTACTACCACTGTGTATCCCGCTGTGTCCGTCGCGCCTTTTTATGCGGCAACGGTAATAATGGAGTCTGCTTTGAGCATCGGAGGCAGTGGATAGAAGATAAGATCAGCGCGCTTGCCGCTATTTTCTCCATCGATGTCTGCGCCTATGCTGTCATGTCTAACCATTACCATGTGGTGCTGCATATCGATAAAGCAACGGCTGAAAGCTGGTCGGCAGATGAGGTGATTAGGCGCTGGCATCAGCTCTATAAGGGCACAGCTCTTACCCAGCGTTATGTGAGGAATAAGGCTGCTATGTTGCAGGCAGAAATAGATGCCGTCGATGACAGGGTGGAAGAGTGGCGACTAAGGCTGACCAATATCGGCTGGTTTATGCGCAATATCAACGAACCGACAGCGCGGCAGGCCAATCAGGAGGATGGCTGCACAGGCCGCTTTTGGGAGGGCCGTTATAAATCCCAGGCGTTGCTAGATGAGCAGGCTTTAATCAGCTGTATGGCCTATGTCGACCTTAACCCGATTCGTGCTGGCATGAATAAAACACCTGAAGGCTCCCTTCACACCAGTATTCGGCGCCGTTGCCAGCAAGCCAAGGCGGCGTTTTCACCCAATCATCGCCAACAACAAGCCAAAGAGTTGATGCCCATGATCGGCAATCCCAGAAGCAGTATGCCTAAGGGGATAGCGATAAGGCTAACGGATTACTTGGAGCTGGTTGATTGGACGGGGCGAATCATTAGGGAGGACAAGCGAGGGGCTATAGAGCGGCAGCTGCCGCCCATATTGGATAGACTGCAGCTCGACCCTAAGCATTGGCTGTATTTATCACAGCATTTTGAAAGCCGATTTAAGCGCTTGGTTGGCACTGCTTACGCACTAAAACATGGTGCCGAAGCGCTGGGGTATCGACGAACACCGCAGAGCTGCATTCAGCTGCTCGAATAA
- a CDS encoding FkbM family methyltransferase codes for MKFLYKLKRTLYRGFKRDRFRVINREGIDYLVNYKNSIDRKLIVDGGYEKEQIACLMQLANKHKCTIFYDIGANIGLYTLSLSRLPLLKKIVAFEPLPANICQFKANLLLNKLHDVVGLKAIGLSDYSGDIAFLGNTGNSTGRSRVKETNINVLDESKFEERVIQVDRLDNLEEVKGELIVIKIDVEGHELNALRGMENLLADNRCILQIESYDINFPEIDSYLTDKGYKIISNIGVDRYYSNF; via the coding sequence TTGAAGTTTTTATATAAGTTAAAGCGGACATTATATAGGGGTTTTAAGAGAGATCGTTTTAGAGTGATTAATCGAGAAGGTATTGACTATCTAGTAAATTACAAAAACAGTATTGATCGAAAGTTAATTGTTGATGGCGGCTATGAGAAGGAACAGATTGCCTGCCTTATGCAGTTAGCGAATAAACATAAATGTACAATATTCTATGATATTGGTGCAAATATAGGCTTGTACACGCTCAGTTTGTCAAGACTACCGCTTTTAAAAAAAATTGTTGCATTCGAACCATTGCCAGCAAATATTTGTCAGTTCAAAGCCAACTTATTACTCAATAAACTCCATGATGTTGTTGGTCTTAAGGCTATTGGTCTCAGTGATTATTCTGGTGATATTGCCTTTTTAGGAAATACTGGAAATAGTACTGGAAGGTCTAGAGTCAAAGAGACAAACATAAATGTTCTTGATGAAAGCAAGTTTGAAGAGCGTGTGATTCAGGTTGATAGGTTGGACAACCTTGAAGAGGTAAAGGGTGAGTTAATTGTGATTAAAATCGATGTAGAGGGACATGAACTTAATGCCCTGCGTGGTATGGAGAATTTATTGGCTGATAATCGCTGTATTCTTCAAATTGAGTCGTATGATATTAACTTCCCAGAAATTGATAGTTACTTAACTGACAAGGGATATAAAATAATTTCTAATATCGGTGTTGATCGATACTATAGTAATTTTTAG
- a CDS encoding transposase — translation MTKPRKAIVSLDATPYYHCVSRCVRRAFLCGNGNNGACYEHRRQWIEDKINALAAIFSIDVCAYAVMSNHYHVVLHIDKATAESWSADEVIRRWHQLYKGTALTQRYVRNKAAMLQAEIDAVDDRVKEWRLRLTNIGWFMRNINEPTARQANQEDGCTGRFWEGRYKSQALLDEQALISCMAYVDLNPIRAGMNKTPEGSLHTSIRRRCQQAKAAFSPNHRQQQVKELMPMIGNPRSSMPKGIAIRLTDYLELVDWTGRIIREDKRGAIERQLPPILDRLQLDPKHWLYLSQHFESRFKRLVGTAYALKRGAEALGYRRTPQSCIQLLE, via the coding sequence ATGACGAAACCACGCAAGGCTATAGTGTCGCTTGATGCTACCCCCTACTACCACTGTGTATCCCGCTGTGTCCGCCGCGCCTTTTTATGCGGCAACGGTAATAATGGTGCCTGCTACGAGCATCGGAGGCAGTGGATAGAAGATAAGATCAACGCGCTTGCCGCTATTTTCTCCATCGATGTCTGCGCCTATGCTGTCATGTCTAACCATTACCATGTGGTGCTGCATATCGATAAAGCAACGGCTGAAAGCTGGTCGGCAGATGAGGTGATTAGGCGCTGGCATCAGCTCTATAAGGGCACAGCTCTTACCCAGCGTTATGTGAGGAATAAGGCTGCTATGTTGCAGGCAGAAATAGATGCCGTCGATGACAGGGTGAAAGAGTGGCGACTAAGGCTGACCAATATCGGCTGGTTTATGCGCAATATCAACGAACCGACAGCGCGGCAGGCCAATCAGGAGGATGGCTGCACAGGCCGCTTTTGGGAGGGCCGTTATAAATCCCAGGCGTTGCTAGATGAGCAGGCTTTAATCAGCTGTATGGCCTATGTCGACCTTAACCCGATTCGTGCTGGCATGAATAAAACACCTGAAGGCTCCCTTCACACCAGTATTCGGCGCCGTTGCCAGCAAGCCAAGGCGGCGTTTTCACCCAATCATCGCCAACAACAAGTCAAAGAGTTGATGCCCATGATCGGCAATCCCAGAAGCAGTATGCCTAAGGGGATAGCGATAAGGCTAACGGATTACTTGGAGCTGGTTGATTGGACGGGGCGAATCATTAGGGAGGACAAGCGAGGGGCTATAGAGCGGCAGCTGCCGCCCATATTGGATAGACTGCAGCTCGACCCTAAGCATTGGCTTTATTTATCACAGCATTTTGAAAGCCGATTTAAACGCTTGGTTGGCACTGCTTACGCACTAAAACGTGGTGCCGAAGCACTGGGGTATCGACGAACACCGCAGAGCTGCATTCAGCTGCTCGAATAA
- a CDS encoding AAA family ATPase has protein sequence MALSQQVLHSLKVKSLKNLTDLEISFEGASVTAILGPNGNGKSTILHALACAFSPNENGENYKFSWFFLPSTDALWNESELSIIHSFRDAELVSANIYREYKKTQVRWTPRYANRPKRDVYYIGIDKCVPMIESEKKQAKINYSTQEITEDIINTILEKASGILNRNYSSYNVHTARGKDFIGVEVDGLRYSALSMSAGEQKVFYILEKIFRAKKYSLILIDELDLLLHDQAMKKLVDVVLERSNDKNLQVIFTTHRESILELEDRINIRHIVCRPHKTLCFNETKPDAINRLTGIQPKPIEVFVEDDVAAAIVRKVAANLKLIKYTSVSRYGAATNCFTTVGGLLLGGEPCENSLFVLDGDVYRSPAEKNTAVDRVLTGHDDNVLQAKEKAISIIKQFTLPDGSQPEKYLHSLLIDIGETENEEFNEIIEVAAEIIAVDNEHEFISDIIERLGWERATGLSKIIDLASTSGCWSGYVSEVHEWLSAKKESMREELEAV, from the coding sequence ATGGCATTATCGCAACAAGTTCTACACTCGCTGAAGGTCAAGTCCTTGAAGAACCTGACTGATCTTGAAATTTCTTTTGAAGGGGCTTCCGTTACTGCAATATTAGGCCCAAATGGAAATGGAAAATCGACAATCCTACACGCTTTGGCTTGCGCTTTTTCACCAAATGAAAATGGAGAAAACTACAAGTTCAGTTGGTTTTTTCTCCCTAGTACTGATGCTCTGTGGAATGAGAGTGAGTTGAGTATTATTCATAGTTTCAGAGATGCTGAATTGGTGTCCGCAAATATATATCGAGAATATAAGAAGACACAGGTTCGATGGACACCAAGGTACGCTAACAGGCCAAAGAGAGACGTATATTATATTGGTATTGATAAGTGCGTCCCAATGATCGAGTCAGAAAAAAAACAGGCCAAAATTAATTATTCTACGCAGGAAATAACTGAAGATATTATCAATACCATCCTTGAAAAAGCATCAGGAATACTCAATCGAAACTATTCTAGCTACAATGTACATACTGCACGTGGGAAAGACTTTATTGGTGTCGAGGTAGATGGACTAAGATACTCTGCTCTTAGTATGAGTGCAGGCGAACAAAAAGTATTTTATATTCTTGAGAAGATATTCAGAGCTAAAAAATACTCCCTCATATTGATCGATGAGCTTGATTTACTACTTCATGACCAAGCTATGAAGAAGCTCGTGGATGTTGTTTTGGAGCGCTCAAATGACAAGAATCTTCAGGTTATTTTTACAACTCACCGTGAAAGTATTTTAGAGCTCGAAGATAGGATAAACATAAGGCATATCGTTTGCCGCCCACATAAGACCCTATGTTTCAACGAAACAAAACCTGATGCAATTAATAGGCTTACAGGAATCCAGCCTAAACCTATAGAGGTTTTCGTAGAAGATGATGTGGCAGCTGCAATTGTGAGAAAGGTAGCAGCTAATCTGAAGCTCATAAAATACACATCTGTAAGTAGATATGGTGCGGCCACTAACTGTTTCACAACGGTTGGGGGCTTATTACTTGGCGGTGAGCCTTGCGAAAACTCCCTATTCGTATTAGATGGAGACGTTTATCGTTCTCCTGCGGAGAAGAACACTGCTGTAGATAGAGTGTTAACTGGCCACGACGACAATGTTCTGCAGGCTAAAGAAAAAGCAATTTCCATCATCAAACAATTCACGTTGCCGGACGGTTCACAACCTGAAAAGTATCTCCACTCCTTGTTGATCGATATTGGAGAAACTGAAAATGAAGAGTTTAATGAGATCATAGAGGTAGCAGCTGAGATTATAGCTGTCGATAATGAGCATGAATTTATTAGTGACATAATCGAAAGGCTTGGCTGGGAAAGAGCAACTGGGCTTTCAAAGATAATCGATCTTGCTTCTACATCCGGTTGCTGGAGTGGTTATGTTAGTGAAGTCCATGAATGGCTGAGCGCTAAAAAGGAAAGTATGAGAGAAGAGTTGGAGGCCGTATAA